In one window of Arctopsyche grandis isolate Sample6627 chromosome 6, ASM5162203v2, whole genome shotgun sequence DNA:
- the LOC143913048 gene encoding uncharacterized protein LOC143913048 — MASSSSSSNMAPGKSSENFFSIEMSSEERLTSFVKYFVTELESTLVLHYNILEGNIEDSGQMPELIGTALGVFVNTYIGITTKSAAKLFQWLLKKPFEVVEKNKSLEYYEIVYRYKRSKTEMRQLFVNIGIDVFRSFEYQFIGINSTRGPNKAIQRFARDAAYRFMNGLKSEGESYSENPILCKIQKGWTKLNKSVKPQLPAPKANYEMNAQKVLKGKSKPISDFIPDMGLEKLKPGFDIRYKCRESHEECKKIKWNTSDLFDQVGIAEEKEGLENYVVYETNKSNCEIYGYRHLFPDEEFDFGEPVEKCSKTCMHPQYLNYIDYTSQSNRIFELINDDDEVEVRQRTLKLTKEMKKDFDQLKNTVDKQHSAEQQPSDSDYCQLLKTIVTFNDQLTDIIAGINKILEELKSVRKDFNANAQRNEEHHQNHAEKLLKIEEHLKVPYSKNTVEQNIKKKRILFQLQKPVKTFEGRITEMEDLHQALMKITPTQISQAATIVGLGGIGKTELAKKYVDEYKESYHNIIFIDAEKSESISKSFKKLAEQIGIPFTLKKQDGSQIREIKRDINNVVDDIYKRLNVSGKTLMVFDNAEECKYIKKFIFNDSSDNNCIYTLITSRCTIWEIGEMGNIKVIKLKEFTEEEAMDYLNKTLENENEDDLKSLMNLLQRFPLALEQAVGYIEQENIREFDKKNGNIGIKNYLEEYKENKRKLLKMGHHENDDIYRETIATTWIITMKKIEKKGKCGKLALSILKIVAYLAPNNIDYVKIFSKLEKDVDKLNEAIFLIRDYSMISNDKGKVSVHRLVQEAVQIHLAEMKQEEEVLKKTLKFLKTCDSEEHIVSVWEHSSKYAKIVKKFYNNSKYVNLNQTPIHIFASHRNDIAAIEEILKHVKCREDDLNTALHIACRHGNTNLVKFLIGKGADVSNKTDWWQQTPLHTASESGNDKIMQMLVFKGVDVNEADKDGNTPLHIAALSNKLKSLECLLKLEANQNIKNKAGNTAFHCLLIKDAEEGFEFFLSKGDNFPNQDDRKLFNLAVRSGSVKIMSLLFDQIHDINVTDEEGNTLLHIAALCNQPEATKFLLNMGADANRINEKGKTALHYIAEKGAEDEFILLMSKGLDPNIRDKSNRSPLHYATIEGNLKIMQILIDKRVDMNVTDKDGNSPLLLAAEYNKIEALKLLLKSGADVNARNSKGTALHYSVRRGAEVECKFLLLSKELDPNIRDKSDLSPLHYAVIGGNLKIMQLLIDKGVDVNVTDKDGNSPLLLAAEYNKIEALKLLLKSGADPKTINSEGKSILHYIAGEGTVDEFKLILSKQLDPNIRDKSDRSLLHYAAIGGNVKILQLLIDKGVDINVTDQRGYIPLHLAAFNGEFETLKYLLKNGADPKIVSKLGETVLHAAAYKCDIVAFKFIMELNFDLTVVDKVRNSLLHYAVHGGNKTVIEFLIKKGMDPDITDSFGFTPLHYISTTLINDLSTYEAITLLIKLGANPNAVCKFNRTPLHLASIRNNHIAAQELIVFGANINSSNKLGRSALHYATAKCHWDIIDLLLEKGAEVNVYDLKGRSPLHHLSRNGKFKLVKLLLIYGADPRILDKAGHSLLHLAAVHFRYRAVEDFVKNVNGTDVNARDVDGKTPLHLAAECGRVAIVGLLVRHGAETEAKDRNGNTPLDSAAKLNRVKVVDFFNSSLQAIQESQ, encoded by the exons ATGGCatccagcagcagcagcagcaataTGGCCCCTGGAAAGAGTTcagaaaattttttttcgattgaaatgtCCTCGGAAGAAAGATTGACTAGCTTTGTTAAATACTTTGTAACAGAATTGGAATCCACATTGGTAttgcattataatatattagaaggtAATATTGAAGATTCGGGACAAATGCCGGAATTAATAGGAACTGCCTTAGGAGTATTTGTTAATACATATATCGGTATTACAACAAAAAGCGCAGCAAAACTTTTTcagtggttattaaaaaaaccatTCGAAGTTGTGGAAAAAAACAAATCCTTAGAATATTATGAAATTGTCTATCGTTATAAGAGATCAAAAACTGAAATGAGACAATTATTTGTGAACATTGGCATTGACGTCTTCAGAAGTTTCGAGTATCAATTTATTGGAATAAATTCTACGAGAGGACCTAATAAAGCGATTCAAAGATTTGCGAGGGATGCTGCTTACCGATTCATGAATGGATTAAAAAGCGAAGGCGAATCTTATAGTGAAAATccaatattatgtaaaatacagAAAGGCTGGactaaattgaataaatcagTCAAACCTCAATTGCCTGCTCCAAAAGCTAATTACGAAATGAACGCTCAGAAAGTATTAAAGGGGAAATCCAAGCCCATATCGGACTTTATTCCTGATATGGGCTTGGAAAAATTGAAACCTGGTTTTGACATACGGTATAAATGTAGAGAATCTCACGAAGAGTGTAAAAAGATCAAATGGAATACGTCTGATTTATTCGATCAAGTTGGCATAGCAGAAGAAAAAGAAGGTTTAGAAAATTATGTCGtttatgaaacaaataaatccAATTGTGAAATATACGGCTATAGACATCTTTTTCCAGACGAGGAATTCGATTTTGGTGAACCTGTTGAAAAATGCTCGAAAACTTGTATGCATCCacagtatttaaattatatagacTATACGTCACAAAGTAATAGAATATTCGAATTAATCAATGACGATGATGAAGTTGAAGTTCGTCAAAGAACTTTAAAATTAACTAAAGAAATGAAGAAAGATTttgatcaattaaaaaatacagttgACAAACAGCACAGCGCAGAACAACAGCCCAGCGACAGCGACTATTGTCAGCTGTTGAAGACAATAGTCACATTTAATGACCAATTAACGGATATCATTGCTGGAATTAACAAgattcttgaagaattaaaatCTGTACGGAAGGACTTTAATGCTAATGCACAAAGAAATGAAGAGCATCACCAAAATCATGCGGAGAAATTACTGAAGATCGAAGAACATTTGAAAGTACCATATAGTAAAAATACTGTggaacaaaatattaaaaagaaacgAATTTTATTTCAACTGCAGAAACCCGTGAAAACCTTTGAAGGTAGGATAACAGAAATGGAAGATTTACACCAAGCACTAATGAAAATAACACCCACTCAAATTTCGCAAGCAGCCACCATCGTTGGTCTGGGCGGGATTGGTAAGACAGAATTGGCTAAAAAATATGTTGATGAATACAAGGAATCttatcataatattattttcatcgaTGCAGAAAAAAGTGAAAGTATATCCAAATCGTTCAAAAAATTAGCGGAGCAAATTGGAATTCCGTTCACGCTTAAAAAACAAGATGGGTCCCAAATAAGAGAGATAAAACGAGACATAAACAACGTGGTCGACGATATTTACAAACGTTTAAACGTCAGTGGAAAGACACTTATGGTTTTTGATAATGCTGAAGAatgcaaatacataaaaaaattcattttcaatgaTTCTTCAgataataattgtatatataccTTGATCACATCTCGATGTACAATATGGGAGATTGGGGAAATGGGGAATATTAAAGTGATCAAGTTGAAGGAATTTACCGAGGAGGAAGCGATGGACTATTTAAACAAAACATTAGAAAACGAGAACGAAGAtgatttaaaatcattaatGAATTTATTACAAAGGTTTCCGCTGGCGCTTGAACAAGCGGTCGGGTATATTGAACAGGAAAATATAAGagaatttgacaaaaaaaatggaaacatcggaataaaaaattatctagaagaatataaagaaaataaaaggaAGCTTCTCAAGATGGGACATCATGAAAATGACGATATATATCGAGAAACAATTGCGACAACGTGGATAATCACAAtgaagaaaattgaaaaaaagggTAAATGCGGGAAATTGGCCTTATCGATATTAAAAATCGTGGCATATCTGGCACCTAACAACATCGActatgtgaaaatattttcgaaACTAGAAAAAGACGTCGACAAATTGAATGAAGCCATTTTCCTGATTCGTGATTACAGTATGATAAGCAACGACAAAGGAAAAGTAAGCGTGCATCGGCTGGTACAAGAAGCTGTTCAAATACACTTGGCTGAGATGAAACAAGAGGAAGAAGTTCTCAAGAAAACattgaagtttttaaaaacGTGTGATTCTGAAGAGCATATTGTGAGTGTGTGGGAACACTCATCTAAATACGCtaaaatagtgaaaaaattCTATAATAACTCGAAGTACGTCAATTTAAATCAAACTCCTATCCATATATTTGCATCCCATCGTAATGATATTGCTGCGATCGAAGAAATATTAAAACACGTCAAATGCAGAGAGGATGATTTAAATACTGCTTTGCACATTGCTTGTAGACACGGAAATACAAACTTGGTAAAATTTTTAATCGGCAAAGGGGCTGACGTATCAAATAAAACAGATTGGTGGCAACAAACACCGTTGCATACAGCCTCAGAAAGCGGTAATGATAAGATAATGCAAATGCTTGTTTTTAAAGGAGTTGATGTAAATGAAGCTGATAAGGATGGTAACACACCACTTCATATTGCTGCCTTGAGCAATAAACTGAAATCATTGGAATGTCTTTTGAAATTGGAAgccaatcaaaatataaaaaacaaagccGGCAACACAGCGTTTCATTGTCTTTTGATAAAAGATGCTGAGGAAGGATTCGAGTTCTTTTTGAGCAAGGGAGATAATTTCCCAAATCAAGATGATCGTAAACTATTCAATTTGGCTGTAAGAAGTGGTAGTGTTAAGATCATGTCATTACTTTTTGATCAAATACATGATATAAACGTAACTGATGAAGAAGGTAATACACTACTCCACATAGCTGCATTGTGTAATCAACCCGAAGCCACAAAGTTTTTGCTGAATATGGGAGCCGATGCAAACAGAATAAACGAAAAAGGAAAAACAGCACTTCATTATATAGCAGAAAAGGGCGCCGAGGACGAATTCATATTGCTCATGAGTAAGGGATTGGATCCGAATATTCGAGATAAATCTAATCGCTCGCCATTACATTATGCTACAATTGAGGGAAATCTCAAGATAATGCAAATACTTATCGATAAAAGAGTTGACATGAATGTAACTGATAAAGACGGCAACTCACCCCTCCTCCTTGCTgccgaatataataaaattgaagcaTTAAAACTCTTATTAAAATCGGGAGCCGATGTGAATGCAAGAAACTCGAAAGGTACAGCACTTCATTATAGTGTAAGAAGAGGGGCTGAAGTGGAATGCAAATTTTTACTACTGAGCAAAGAATTAGATCCGAATATTCGAGATAAATCTGATCTCTCGCCATTACATTATGCTGTAATTGGGGGAAATCTCAAGATAATGCAACTACTTATCGATAAAGGAGTTGACGTGAATGTAACTGATAAAGACGGTAACTCACCACTCCTCCTTGCTgccgaatataataaaattgaagcaTTAAAACTCTTATTAAAATCGGGAGCCGATCCGAAAACAATCAACTCAGAGGGTAAATCAATTCTTCATTATATCGCAGGAGAAGGGACTGTCGATGAATTCAAACTCATATTGAGTAAGCAATTGGATCCGAATATTCGAGATAAATCTGATCGCTCGCTATTACATTATGCTGCAATTGGGGGAAATGTCAAGATATTGCAACTACTTATCGATAAAGGTGTTGATATAAATGTAACTGATCAAAGAGGTTACATACCACTTCATTTGGCTGCTTTTAATGGTGAatttgaaacattaaaatatttactcaagAATGGTGCCGATCCAAAAATTGTTTCTAAACTAGGTGAAACTGTATTACATGCGGCAGCTTATAAGTGCGACATAGTtgcttttaaattcatcatgGAATTGAATTTTGATCTAACAGTTGTTGATAAAGTAAGGAATTCTTTATTACATTATGCTGTACATGGAGGAAATAAAACTGTTATTgagtttttgattaaaaaaggaATGGATCCCGATATTACTGATTCGTTTGGATTCACTCCACTTCACTATATTTCCACTACACTAATTAATGACTTGTCAACTTATGAAGCAATTACATTACTCATTAAATTGGGCGCTAACCCAAACGCTGTGTGCAAGTTTAATCGCACCCCCTTGCACTTAGCATCAATCAGAAATAATCATATTGCAGCCCAAGAATTGATAGTCTTTGGTGCAAATATCAACTCCTCCAACAAACTCGGTCGATCTGCTTTGCACTATGCCACGGCAAAATGCCATTGGGACATAATTGATCTTCTACTAGAAAAAGGTGCTGAAGTTAACGTGTATGATTTAAAAGGGCGATCACCACTACACCACCTTTCACGTAATGGTAAATTCAAACTTGTGAAACTATTGCTGATATATGGCGCCGATCCTCGCATATTGGACAAAGCAGGCCACTCACTGCTGCATCTGGCCGCCGTGCACTTTCGATACCGCGCTGTGGAGGATTTCGTCAAAAATGTAAATGGCACTGACGTCAATGCCCGAGACGTCGACGGCAAAACCCCTCTTCATTTGGCAGCCGAGTGTGGAAGAGTCGCCATTGTTGGTCTCCTCGTTCGCCATGGGGCCGAAACTGAAGCCAAGGACAGAAACGGCAATACACCATTGGATTCAGCAGCCAAGCTTAATCGTGTCAAAGTCGTGGACTTCTTCAACTCTAGCTTACAAG CTATACAAGAATCTCAATGA